From the genome of Desulfobacterales bacterium, one region includes:
- a CDS encoding aldo/keto reductase, producing the protein MAALPEIKFTSKGPRVTRIGLGGEGVLRTYGRDAEAGEVIREALKQGITYFDTAPAYSGSQAYLGSIWSEEPETRARVFHTSKSAQRNFDGAMQDLEQTLRILHSSTLDLWQIHDVRTLADVRRIEAPDGALNAFVQAREQGRVKHIGVSGHHDPGVLKICVQNWPLDSVLLPANPAEVHLGGFLDDVAGRAREKDMAVIGMKCLGGGHYVKPQRGATAEKLLNYALHSGVDLIIVGCSSPEEVRALVGAAQGEPLDERERSELEGLFLPGVRQFAYYRGKF; encoded by the coding sequence ATGGCCGCATTGCCTGAAATAAAATTTACTTCGAAAGGTCCCCGGGTAACCAGGATCGGCCTTGGCGGCGAAGGTGTTCTCAGAACTTACGGACGGGACGCAGAGGCCGGAGAGGTTATCCGGGAAGCTTTAAAGCAGGGCATCACTTACTTCGACACCGCACCGGCATATTCCGGCAGTCAAGCCTATCTGGGATCTATCTGGAGCGAGGAACCCGAAACCAGGGCCCGGGTATTCCACACGAGCAAATCAGCACAGCGCAACTTCGACGGAGCGATGCAGGATTTGGAGCAGACCCTCCGGATCTTGCACAGCAGCACACTGGACTTGTGGCAGATCCACGACGTTCGGACCTTGGCGGATGTCCGAAGGATCGAGGCCCCGGACGGGGCCCTCAACGCCTTTGTTCAGGCCAGGGAACAAGGAAGGGTGAAACATATCGGAGTCTCAGGGCATCATGATCCCGGTGTCCTGAAGATTTGCGTACAAAACTGGCCTCTGGATTCGGTGCTTTTGCCCGCCAATCCCGCGGAGGTTCATCTGGGAGGATTCTTGGACGATGTGGCCGGGCGGGCCCGTGAAAAAGACATGGCCGTTATCGGGATGAAGTGCCTGGGTGGCGGGCATTATGTTAAGCCGCAACGTGGCGCTACTGCGGAAAAACTCTTGAATTACGCGCTGCATTCCGGGGTGGATTTGATCATTGTGGGGTGCTCCTCACCCGAAGAAGTGAGGGCGTTGGTCGGTGCAGCCCAAGGAGAGCCTCTTGACGAGCGGGAGCGCTCCGAACTGGAAGGGCTTTTTCTCCCCGGTGTTCGGCAGTTTGCCTATTACCGCGGCAAATTTTGA